CGAAGCCGCCACCCACGCCTAGCGCCACCGCCAGGGTCCAGGCCCAGGCGCTCATGCACCGCTCCATCCTCTCTCGGGCCATTCCTCTCTCCTCTGGTCCAACGCTCTCGATCCCACGGCCCCCCGGGGCGCGCGGCAGAAACGGAGAGTGAGGCTAGCCTAACTCAGAGTGTGGGTCAAACCTAATTCCTGGGGCGGCGGGGGCGGGGCGGCGAGGGCGGCCGCTACCCGAGGGGACGCAGGCGGCGGGCGAGCCGCCCCAGCCGGTGGGCGAGGGCGTGCAGCACGGGCTCGGACGCCCGCTGAGCGCGGGCGAGCTCGAGCGCTTCCGTCACGACCGCGTGCGCAGCTGCGAAGTCGCGCTGTCGGTGCTCGTGGATCTTGGCGATCTCCTCCCAGGGACGGGCCTCGAAGTCGCGCGCACCTCGCGCCGCAGCCTCCCAGAGCTCGCGCGAGGCGTCCCACCGCGCGCGCCGCTTCTCGTGCCAGGCCAAACGCGCGAAGAGTCGCTCCCGCGCGGGGCTGGGAAGCCCGCGGTCGAGGGCCATCCGGTAGCAGGCCTCGCCTCGCTCGATATCGACCGTCTCCCAGAGCCGCCCGAGTCCCGCCAGCTCATCGGCGCCATGGTGGGGCTCAGGTGCTCTCGCCACCGCGTCCGTCACCCACCCCGTGAGGGCCGCGAGCGACAAGATGTCGTGACGGTTGTGCTCGAAGACCCGCGGCAGCTCGCCGGGCGCCTTGCCCCGCAGATAGTCGAAGTAGGCCTGGGGGATGAGCGCGCCCGGCAGATCGCCCTCGCGCGTGAAGCCCAGCGCGTGCTGCTCGACGGTGGCGAGGCGGCAGTCGGGCAGCCGGGCGCTCCACAGCCGTCGCGCCGCGGGCAGGAGATCGAGGTGGAAGGGCGCCTCGGGCCAGCGCCGGCGCGCGAGCACGAAGCGCGTCTCGAGGAGGGGCACATCGAAGCTCCGGCCGTTGTAGGTGACGAGCCCGTCGATCTGTCGCAAGAGCGGCTCGAGGGCGGCCAGAAGAGCCGGCTCTTCGTCGAGATCGCGCATGAAGTATTGCCGGACCTCGAAGCTCTCTCCGTCGAAGAAGCCCACGCCGACGAGGAATGCGTAGGTGCCGGTACCGCCGGCCAGCCCGGTGGTCTCCGTGTCCAGGTAGAGAAGCCGCGCGCCCGCCGGCGGCGCCTCGGCCCGAGCCAGGAGGGCCAGGGGGCCGGCGGCCATCTCGCGCGTCATCTCGAGAGGCTGGTGGCCGTGCCGGTGGCCCGCGCCGAAGCTGCGGCGAACCAGCAGGATCCGTCCTCGCTCGGTCTCCTCGACGCTTCCCCCCAAGAGGTCCTCGAGCGAGCCCGTACGGCGATAGGGTGCGGGCGCGCGGCTCTTGGCCTCGAGGCGCCGGATGACCTGGCTCAGATCGGAGACGGACGGATTCTGCGCCACGCCGACGGGGAGCTAGCGGCGGGCGACGAGCCGCGTGAGGAGTGCCAAGGCGATGGGCTTGGCGCGACGGCCGACCTCGTTCACGGGACCGACGCAGGACGGGCAGCCCGCGGGGCACGCGCAGGTCTGGAGGACCTCGAGCCCTCGCGTGAGCAGGTCGGGCAGCACCTCGAAGATGCGCTCGGCCAGCCCGATGCCGCCGGGCTGGTTGTCGTAGAGATAGATGGTGGGAGTGAACTCGTCGCCCTGCACGAGCTGGGCGCGCATGATCTCGCGCGTGACCACCTTGCCCTCGGCATACGGGGTGCCGTCACCGAGCCAGGCCCCGATGTCACGGATGTCGCACAGGAGGAAGATCGGGGCCAGCGAGTGGAGCAGCCGGGTGAGGGCCCGGAGCCCATCCACCAGCTCGTCGCGGTGCGAGGAGATCTCCGCGAGGAGCGCGGGGGCCACGGTCAGCCACGCCGCCGTCGTCTGCATCTCCTGCTGGGGCAGCTCGACCTCCCCTGAGCCCACGTTCTCCAGGGTGCCCATCTTGATCTTCTTGAAGCCCACGACCTTCTCGGCCACGAGCACCTCGCCCTGCTCGCCCACGAGGCCCGGCGTCTCCTGGCGGCTGAAGCGCTGGAGGATCCACACGCCCTTGGCGCTGACGGCGTCGGTGAAGTAGTCGACCGCGACCCTCTTCACATAGGCGACCTTCTCCTCGTCCTCCCGATAGGAGAGCTCCTGGACCTCGAAGGGCTCGCCTTCGACCATGTAGATGGCCTTGGGATAGATCATGGCGAAGGCGCTCTTCCAGTCCACCTCGGCGATGATCTGCCGCCGCTTGATCTGCTTCTCGTCGCGCGCCGTCGTATCGATCACGAGGAAGTTGTCCGAGGTCACCGTGCGCAGGGAGACGTGGTCCGCCGGATAGGTCTCCGAGGTCCAGTGGAACTGCTCCCCCGCCCGGTGGAGCAGCCCTTCTTCTTCGAGGGCCTGGAGATGCGCCTGGACGTCACCACCGAAGGTCTCGGCCCTCGCGAAGGGCAGCTCGAAGGCCGCGCACTTGAGGTGATTCACGAGAATGAACGGGTTTTCGGGATTGACGCGCGCGTGCTCGGGCGGCGCCCCGAAGAGATAGTCCGGATGCGTGGCCAGGTACTGGTCCATGGGCGCGCTGGTCGCGACCAGGACGGCCACCGAACCGCCGCTCCGCCGGCCCGCCCGACCCGCCTGCTGCCACATCGAGGCGATGGTGCCGGGATAGCCGGCCAGGACGGCCGCGTCGAGGTGGCCGATGTCGATGCCGAGCTCGAGGGCGCTCGTGGCCACGACGCCCAGCACCTCGCCCGAGCGGAGCCCTTGCTCGACCTCGCGGCGGCGCAGGGGCAGATAGCCGCCGCGGTAGCCGCGGACGATGCCCGCGTCGCCCGTCC
This Candidatus Methylomirabilota bacterium DNA region includes the following protein-coding sequences:
- a CDS encoding ribonuclease H-like domain-containing protein, whose product is MAQNPSVSDLSQVIRRLEAKSRAPAPYRRTGSLEDLLGGSVEETERGRILLVRRSFGAGHRHGHQPLEMTREMAAGPLALLARAEAPPAGARLLYLDTETTGLAGGTGTYAFLVGVGFFDGESFEVRQYFMRDLDEEPALLAALEPLLRQIDGLVTYNGRSFDVPLLETRFVLARRRWPEAPFHLDLLPAARRLWSARLPDCRLATVEQHALGFTREGDLPGALIPQAYFDYLRGKAPGELPRVFEHNRHDILSLAALTGWVTDAVARAPEPHHGADELAGLGRLWETVDIERGEACYRMALDRGLPSPARERLFARLAWHEKRRARWDASRELWEAAARGARDFEARPWEEIAKIHEHRQRDFAAAHAVVTEALELARAQRASEPVLHALAHRLGRLARRLRPLG
- a CDS encoding DEAD/DEAH box helicase codes for the protein MPLQDVLDELLTSSRTGPLITAVRHFEARPAVYAPFPSSLDPRLVEALRGRGIQQLYSHQARAFDTVAKGEHLVVVTPTASGKTLCYNLPVLQALVQQPESRVLYLFPTKALAQDQLAELTELAKSLPDMRMYTYDGDTPQDARRSVRARANLVLTNPDMLHSGILPHHTKWVNLFQNLRYVVIDELHAYRGVFGSHLANVLRRLTRICRHYGSAPQFIMASATIANPRELAERLTGEPVSEISESGAPTGDKLFLCYNPPVVNRELGIRAPYLGEAAGLAVRFLKEKVATIVFCQSRLSTEVVLASVKQGVEDRTGDAGIVRGYRGGYLPLRRREVEQGLRSGEVLGVVATSALELGIDIGHLDAAVLAGYPGTIASMWQQAGRAGRRSGGSVAVLVATSAPMDQYLATHPDYLFGAPPEHARVNPENPFILVNHLKCAAFELPFARAETFGGDVQAHLQALEEEGLLHRAGEQFHWTSETYPADHVSLRTVTSDNFLVIDTTARDEKQIKRRQIIAEVDWKSAFAMIYPKAIYMVEGEPFEVQELSYREDEEKVAYVKRVAVDYFTDAVSAKGVWILQRFSRQETPGLVGEQGEVLVAEKVVGFKKIKMGTLENVGSGEVELPQQEMQTTAAWLTVAPALLAEISSHRDELVDGLRALTRLLHSLAPIFLLCDIRDIGAWLGDGTPYAEGKVVTREIMRAQLVQGDEFTPTIYLYDNQPGGIGLAERIFEVLPDLLTRGLEVLQTCACPAGCPSCVGPVNEVGRRAKPIALALLTRLVARR